In the Leptotrichia sp. oral taxon 212 genome, one interval contains:
- a CDS encoding DUF2023 family protein: MDDGVKKSFIKYNYELFAHHLYELDKGLRHLVLHTAPIEVVDAMIRKLRRNDVPFHIQELSCGKINLFFGEKECVETIKKFKNKALNKYTPEEDFILGILLGYDPLKQTKRYLKFKNEGLSIEKYEKDEINIY, encoded by the coding sequence ATGGACGACGGAGTTAAAAAAAGTTTTATAAAGTACAATTATGAACTTTTTGCACATCACTTATATGAACTTGACAAAGGTTTGAGGCATTTAGTTTTGCATACTGCACCCATTGAAGTTGTAGATGCTATGATAAGAAAACTAAGAAGAAATGATGTGCCATTTCATATTCAGGAATTGAGTTGTGGTAAAATTAATTTGTTTTTCGGTGAAAAGGAATGTGTGGAAACAATTAAGAAGTTTAAAAACAAGGCTCTTAATAAATATACGCCGGAAGAAGATTTTATACTTGGAATTCTTTTGGGATATGATCCGTTGAAACAAACTAAAAGATATTTAAAATTTAAAAATGAAGGTTTAAGCATTGAAAAGTACGAGAAAGATGAAATTAATATTTATTAA